One stretch of Comamonas testosteroni DNA includes these proteins:
- a CDS encoding tripartite tricarboxylate transporter substrate binding protein gives MNTWNRRGFMRHTLWQTAALAAASAGVRAAESFPAKPLILMVPFPAGGASDVAARIFAESIGRSIRQPVVVENLGGGTGLIAAAKVLNAPADGYMFFHGSANEIFLAPMLNTAARYKPGDFTLAAPTTESPIVLMVKSGLPVDSYDEFIEYARASKSGPLTYGTVGVDSMYNLMGDALAARLKLPFLHVPYKGGAPALQDLAGGQVDFAILPYQASFEGMAKQGRLKILTSFSKTLPKELAHVPLISQSRLSPDFEYTVSAGYFVKKGTPADRVAALRSAIGQALVNPEIRAKLELEGKHLRQPVASQVEADQSFHAIHQRLSALVRGVGRKPLA, from the coding sequence ATGAACACATGGAACCGCCGCGGCTTTATGCGGCACACGCTGTGGCAGACGGCAGCCTTGGCGGCAGCTTCGGCCGGGGTCCGGGCTGCAGAAAGCTTTCCGGCCAAGCCACTGATTCTCATGGTGCCTTTTCCCGCCGGCGGGGCCAGCGATGTGGCGGCGCGAATCTTTGCGGAATCCATAGGCCGCAGCATCAGGCAGCCGGTGGTGGTGGAGAACCTGGGTGGTGGCACGGGACTGATTGCCGCGGCCAAGGTGCTCAACGCCCCTGCAGACGGCTATATGTTCTTCCATGGTTCGGCCAACGAGATCTTCCTGGCGCCCATGCTCAATACGGCAGCGCGCTACAAGCCAGGCGACTTCACGCTGGCGGCTCCCACGACGGAGTCGCCCATCGTGCTCATGGTCAAGAGCGGGCTGCCTGTCGACAGCTATGACGAGTTCATCGAATATGCACGCGCCAGCAAAAGCGGCCCGCTGACCTATGGAACGGTGGGCGTGGACTCCATGTACAACCTCATGGGCGACGCCCTGGCAGCCAGACTGAAGCTGCCGTTTCTGCATGTGCCCTACAAGGGCGGCGCGCCGGCCCTGCAGGACCTGGCAGGAGGGCAGGTGGACTTCGCCATCCTGCCTTATCAGGCAAGCTTCGAAGGCATGGCCAAGCAGGGGCGCCTGAAAATTCTGACCAGTTTCTCCAAGACCCTGCCCAAGGAGCTGGCCCATGTGCCGCTGATATCGCAAAGCCGCCTCAGCCCGGATTTCGAATACACGGTCAGTGCGGGTTACTTCGTGAAGAAGGGCACACCCGCCGACCGCGTGGCCGCGCTGCGCAGCGCCATAGGGCAGGCGCTGGTGAATCCGGAAATCCGCGCCAAGCTCGAGCTGGAGGGCAAGCACCTGCGCCAGCCCGTTGCCTCGCAGGTAGAGGCGGACCAGAGCTTCCATGCG
- a CDS encoding M20 aminoacylase family protein produces the protein MTSSTSLLLAQLQSVAAEFVEIRRSIHAHPELAFEETRTSDMVAASLARWGYVVHRGLGVTGVVGVLKKGSGSKSLGIRADMDALPIHERTGLDYASRLPGKMHACGHDGHTAILLCAAKYVAETLDFNGTLNLIFQPAEENEGGAMRMVDEGLFELFPCDEIYALHNAPGLPVGQMAISQGPAMASFDRVTVTLRGRSAHGAMPHHGIDSMQCAASIVLGLQSIVTREIDAQHAAVITVGSIQAGEVFNIVPESAVLKIGVRALHPDVRSWVEKRIKVFVQAQAESYQLSCEIDYVHKYPVLVNCAAQTEYARQVAIRLLGEDKVGERTPTMGSEDFAYMLQKRPGAYIRLGNGVGEDGGCMVHNPLYDFNDKALPIGAAFWTHLVQSYLA, from the coding sequence ATGACATCTTCAACTTCCCTTCTGCTCGCCCAACTGCAGTCCGTGGCTGCCGAGTTCGTGGAGATCCGCCGCAGCATTCATGCTCATCCCGAACTTGCCTTTGAAGAGACGCGCACCAGCGACATGGTGGCCGCATCCCTGGCTCGCTGGGGCTATGTCGTGCACCGCGGCCTGGGTGTCACCGGGGTGGTAGGCGTGCTCAAAAAGGGCTCGGGAAGCAAGTCGCTGGGCATACGCGCGGACATGGATGCCCTGCCTATCCATGAAAGAACAGGCCTGGACTACGCCAGCCGCCTGCCCGGGAAAATGCATGCCTGCGGCCATGACGGACATACCGCCATCCTGCTGTGCGCGGCAAAGTACGTCGCCGAGACGCTCGATTTCAACGGTACGCTGAACCTGATCTTCCAGCCGGCCGAGGAGAACGAAGGCGGCGCCATGCGCATGGTGGACGAGGGCCTGTTCGAGCTGTTTCCCTGTGACGAGATCTATGCGCTTCACAACGCACCAGGTCTGCCCGTGGGTCAGATGGCCATCAGCCAGGGACCGGCCATGGCCTCGTTCGACCGCGTGACCGTTACGCTGCGCGGGCGCAGCGCCCATGGCGCCATGCCGCACCACGGCATAGACAGCATGCAGTGCGCGGCCAGCATCGTGCTGGGGCTGCAGTCCATCGTCACGCGCGAGATCGATGCCCAGCATGCGGCCGTGATCACGGTGGGCTCCATCCAGGCCGGCGAGGTCTTCAACATCGTGCCCGAGAGCGCCGTGCTCAAGATCGGCGTGCGCGCCCTGCACCCGGACGTGCGCAGCTGGGTGGAAAAGCGCATCAAGGTCTTTGTGCAAGCCCAGGCCGAGAGCTATCAGCTCAGCTGCGAGATCGACTACGTGCACAAGTACCCGGTGCTCGTGAATTGCGCAGCCCAGACCGAATACGCGCGACAGGTGGCCATACGCCTGCTGGGCGAGGACAAGGTGGGCGAGCGCACGCCCACCATGGGCAGCGAAGACTTTGCCTACATGCTGCAAAAGCGCCCCGGCGCCTATATCCGGCTGGGCAACGGCGTGGGCGAGGATGGAGGCTGCATGGTGCACAACCCCCTGTACGACTTCAACGACAAGGCTCTGCCCATAGGAGCAGCCTTCTGGACGCACTTGGTGCAAAGCTATCTGGCTTGA
- a CDS encoding Bug family tripartite tricarboxylate transporter substrate binding protein translates to MHKARRAALGLMASAALSAALPALAQEKYPTRPITFIVPFPPGGPTDAMARILATELTKELGQSVIVENKSGAGGNIGADFVARAKPDGYTLMFGTSGPLAINKPLYKSISYDPRTSFTPIIYVGYLPNVLVVRPDLGVGNVKELIALDKSKPGKLNFASSGNGASSHLAGVLFNGLAGTQLQHVPYRGTGPALNDLLAGQVDMTFTDILTAMPYIKAGKVKALGVATAKRSSAMPQIPTIAEQGLAGYDVSVFFGVVGPKSMPVERVELLNQAYAKALDSENVKKAFAAQGLERGTDAKPAYLAGFVKSELDKWSEVVQKAGVKLD, encoded by the coding sequence ATGCATAAAGCCAGACGCGCAGCGCTGGGCCTGATGGCATCCGCCGCCCTGTCGGCAGCATTGCCCGCACTTGCCCAGGAAAAATACCCGACGCGCCCCATCACGTTCATCGTGCCGTTTCCGCCTGGCGGCCCTACCGACGCCATGGCGCGCATTCTGGCGACCGAGCTGACCAAGGAGCTGGGCCAGAGCGTGATCGTGGAGAACAAGTCCGGCGCCGGCGGCAATATCGGAGCGGACTTCGTGGCACGTGCCAAGCCTGACGGCTATACGCTGATGTTCGGGACTTCGGGTCCGCTGGCCATCAACAAACCGCTGTACAAGTCCATCAGCTACGACCCGCGCACCAGCTTCACGCCCATCATCTACGTTGGTTATCTGCCCAATGTGCTGGTGGTTCGGCCGGATTTGGGCGTCGGCAACGTCAAGGAGCTGATCGCGCTGGACAAGAGCAAGCCCGGCAAGCTCAATTTCGCGTCTTCGGGCAATGGCGCTTCATCCCATCTGGCGGGTGTGCTGTTCAACGGCCTGGCCGGGACCCAGCTGCAGCATGTGCCCTACAGGGGAACGGGGCCGGCACTTAACGACCTGCTGGCCGGTCAGGTGGACATGACTTTCACCGACATCCTCACGGCCATGCCCTATATCAAGGCCGGCAAGGTCAAGGCCCTGGGCGTCGCCACGGCCAAACGCTCCAGTGCCATGCCCCAGATCCCCACGATCGCCGAGCAGGGACTGGCTGGCTACGACGTGAGCGTGTTCTTCGGCGTGGTCGGCCCCAAGAGCATGCCGGTAGAGCGGGTGGAGCTGCTCAATCAGGCCTATGCCAAAGCGCTGGATTCCGAGAATGTGAAGAAAGCCTTTGCGGCCCAGGGCCTGGAGCGCGGCACGGATGCCAAGCCTGCCTACTTGGCCGGCTTCGTGAAGAGCGAACTCGACAAATGGAGCGAGGTGGTCCAAAAGGCTGGCGTGAAGCTTGACTGA